The genomic stretch AGGGCAGTTGACGCATCTCATATATAATATCCAGCCTGATGAGGTTTATCATCTTGCGGCACAAAGCCATGTCAAGGTCAGTTTTGACATGCCTGAATATACAGGAGACATCACAGGGCTTGGGACAACACGGTTATTGGATGCGATCAGGCGCAGTGGAAATAACATTAAATTCTATCAGGCATCGAGCAGTGAGATGTTCGGTGCAGCAGCACCTCCTCAGTCTGAAGCAACACCGTTTTATCCGAGAAGCCCGTATGCAGCAGCAAAGGTTTATGCATTTTGGATGGTAGTGAATTACAGAGAGGCGTATAATACCTTTGCAACTAACGGTATCTTGTTTAATCATGAGTCACCAAGGCGCGGCGAGATATTTGTTACGAGAAAGATAACGCGGGCAATTGCAAACATAAAAGCAGGCAAGCAGAAGCTCCTCTATCTTGGAAACTTAGATGCAAAGAGGGACTGGGGATATGCACCGGAGTATATGGAGCTTGTCTATCTTATGATTCAGCATGATAAGCCGGGTGATTATGTTATGGGCACTGGGGAAACCCACTCTGTCAGGGAGTTTGTTGAAGAGGCATTTGATTATGCAGGACTTGACTGGAAAGAGCATGTAAAGATAGACCCTAAGTATTTCAGACCCACTGAAGTAGACGCACTGCTTGCTGACCCTTCCAAGGCTAAGCAAGACCTTGGATGGGAATCAAAAGTTACCTTCTCTGACCTTGTTAAGATAATGGTTGATGCGGACATGAAAGAGATAGGGATTGAATGTAAAGGAGATGGGGACAAGATATTAAAGGTGAAGTATCCGGAGAGATGGTGGAAGAAGGATTAATTAAGACAGTGAATAGTGAATGGTGAATAGAAAAGGCAGAAGTAAGAAATGAGAATCCCCCTCCCTTGACGGGAGGGGGTTAGGGGGAGGGTGGGCTATGGAGAACTTTGAATGAACGCTTACAACCTAT from Nitrospirota bacterium encodes the following:
- the gmd gene encoding GDP-mannose 4,6-dehydratase, which translates into the protein MSKKALVTGITGQDGSYMAELLLSKGYEVHGLIRRASTFNTGRIDHIYVDPHDPTAKLFLHYGDLSDAGQLTHLIYNIQPDEVYHLAAQSHVKVSFDMPEYTGDITGLGTTRLLDAIRRSGNNIKFYQASSSEMFGAAAPPQSEATPFYPRSPYAAAKVYAFWMVVNYREAYNTFATNGILFNHESPRRGEIFVTRKITRAIANIKAGKQKLLYLGNLDAKRDWGYAPEYMELVYLMIQHDKPGDYVMGTGETHSVREFVEEAFDYAGLDWKEHVKIDPKYFRPTEVDALLADPSKAKQDLGWESKVTFSDLVKIMVDADMKEIGIECKGDGDKILKVKYPERWWKKD